The Henckelia pumila isolate YLH828 chromosome 2, ASM3356847v2, whole genome shotgun sequence genome includes a window with the following:
- the LOC140880931 gene encoding LOW QUALITY PROTEIN: plant-specific TFIIB-related protein 1-like (The sequence of the model RefSeq protein was modified relative to this genomic sequence to represent the inferred CDS: deleted 1 base in 1 codon): MRCPYCSSEQGRCATTSSGRNITECTSCGRVVEERQTLPHHLFHLRAQDSPLCLVTSDLPAVPKAPRNSDHDPFEPTGFITAFSTWSLEPYPVFAHSSLSFSGHLAELERVLETTSSAANPSGPSVVVDNLRAYLQIVDVASILGLDCDITEHAFQLFRDCSSTTCLRNRSVEALATAALVQAIREAQEPRTLQEISIAANLPQKEIGKYIKILGEALQLSQPINSNSISVHMPRFCTLLQLNKSAQELATHIGEVVINKCFCTRRNPISISAAAIYLACQLEDKRKTQAEICKVTGLTEVTLRKVYKELLENWDDLVPLDYHPVVPPEKAFPTASISAGRSSKADLVEAVLLDKDKHAKPSEILSVSHQNKGKENTEKDNFHRTYNSAMLGTPSFWKPQVPSGNSPVHKPPDTKQTSTQNMEIDLQYKTREGKKGDTDAKSASSSSMRPVPFPTPPSLGTSVLPWPFRPPVTSSSSPSVQLAHIYPC, encoded by the exons ATGCGGTGCCCCTACTGCTCCTCCGAGCAAGGCCGCTGCGCCACCACATCTTCCGGCCGGAATATAACGGAGTGCACCTCATGCGGCCGCGTGGTCGAGGAGCGGCAGACACTACCTCACCATCTTTTCCACCTCCGAGCGCAAGATTCCCCTCTCTGCTTGGTCACCTCCGACCTCCCCGCCGTCCCTAAAGCCCCTCGAAATTCCGACCATGACCCATTCGAACCGACAGGGTTCATCACCGCCTTTTCTACTTGGTCCCTCGAGCCTTACCCTGTTTTCGCCCATTCTTCGCTCTCGTTCTCGGGGCACCTAGCCGAGCTGGAACGGGTCCTGGAAACTACGTCCTCGGCGGCAAACCCTTCAGGGCCGTCGGTGGTTGTGGACAATTTAAGGGCGTACCTGCAGATTGTTGATGTGGCGTCGATTTTAGGGCTGGATTGTGATATTACGGAGCACGCTTTTCAGTTGTTCAGGGATTGTTCTTCTACCACTTGCTTGAGGAATCGTAGTGTGGAGGCTCTTGCTACTGCTGCTTTGGTGCAGGCCATCAGAGAAGCTCAAGAACCCAGGACGCTCCAG GAAATATCCATTGCTGCAAATTTACCCCAAAAGGAGATAGGAAAGTACATCAAAATTCTTGGAGAAGCTTTACAACTAAGCCAGCCTATCAATAGCAACTCCATATCTGTGCACATGCCGCGGTTTTGCACACTTCTCCAACTCAACAAATCTGCTCAG GAGCTGGCAACGCACATAGGCGAAGTAGTTATAAACAAATGCTTCTGCACCCGACGTAACCCTATCAGCATCTCTGCAGCTGCCATCTATCTGGCTTGCCAGTTGGAAGATAAACGCAAAACACAGGCTGAAATTTGTAAAGTGACTGGCCTAACAGAAGTGACTCTGCGCAAAGTGTACAAGGAGCTATTGGAAAATTGGGATGACCTTGTTCCATTAGATTATCACCCAGTTGTCCCTCCAGAGAAAGCGTTTCCAACCGCTTCTATTTCTGCGGGCCGCTCGTCCAAAGCCGATCTAGTTGAAGCAGTTTTGTTAGACAAGGACAAGCATGCAAAGCCAAGTGAAATCTTGAGTGTGTCCCATCAAAACAAAGGTAAAGAAAATACCGAGAAAGATAATTTCCACCGGACTTATAACTCTGCTATGCTTGGAACACCATCCTTCTGGAAACCACAGGTCCCGAGTGGAAATTCTCCTGTCCACAAACCCCCAGACACGAAGCAAACCTCGACCCAGAATATGGAGATCGATTTACAGTACAAGACGAGGGAGGGGAAAAAGGGT GATACAGATGCAAAGTCTGCTTCTTCTAGTTCGATGAGACCGGTTCCATTCCCTACGCCCCCTTCTCTAGGTACCAGCGTCTTGCCTTGGCCATTTCGCCCTCCCGTGACATCATCTAGTTCTCCATCTGTTCAACTGGCACATATTTACCCATGTTAA
- the LOC140882759 gene encoding ATP-dependent DNA helicase DDM1-like, with translation MAEKEMKTEAVADSPTSVLEDEDCTEKIGVVLKDEADANTIDSSSFSKIIKEEEDKLLGARLKKLKEEDENEVKEEPHLNDIQFTKLDELLTQTQLYSEFLLENMEEITKNEMEDDEKAVQSKRGRGSKRKAAASYNPRKATRAVTAMLTRSKDGVCEDLSLTEEERAEKEQHELVPSLTGGKLKTYQIKGLKWMISLWQNGLNGILADQMGLGKTIQTIAFLAHLKANGLHGPYLIIAPLSTLTNWMSEINRFVPSMDAIIYHGDKKARDEIRRNQMPRTLGPKFPVVITSYEIALYDSRKHLRHYSWKYLVVDEGHRLKNSKCLLLKELKYLSVENKLLLTGTPLQNNLAELWSLLNFILPDIFSSHEEFESWFDLSGKCSNEVIKEELEEKRRAHVVAKLHTILRPFLLRRMKADVEQMLPRKKEIILYATMTQYQKNFQNHLIDQTLEGHLREKSEYPYGMKGKLNNLVIQLRKNCYHPDLLESAFDGSYFYPPVEQLVEQCGKFRLLDRLLTKLFARKHKVLIFSQWTKMLDLMDYYFAEKGFQVCRIDGHVKLEERRRQIQDFNDVDSEYRIFLLSTRAGGLGINLTAADTCILYDSDWNPQMDLQAMDRCHRIGQTKPVHVYRLATAQSVEGRMLRRAFSKLRLEHVVIGKGQFKQERSKADATDSMTEEELLALLRDEDDEVEREIQTDISDEDLDRVLDRSDLLVSDSSAETENFESKPGVTPLTGPGWEVVIPTATGGVLSTLTS, from the exons ATGGCTGAGAAAGAAATGAAGACTGAAGCTGTTGCAGATTCTCCGACCTCGGTTCTCGAAGACGAG GACTGCACGGAGAAGATCGGTGTTGTATTGAAGGATGAAGCTGACGCTAATACAATTGATTCTTCTTCCTTTTCGAAAATCATCAAAGAGGAGGAAGATAAGCTTCTGGGAGCTAGGCTGAAGAAATTAAAAGAGGAAGATGAAAACGAGGTTAAAGAGGAGCCTCACTTGAATGATATCCAGTTCACTAAACTGGATGAGCTTTTGACGCAAACCCAACTTTACTCTGAGTTTCTTCTGGAAAATATGGAGGAAATCACTAAG AATGAGATGGAGGATGATGAAAAAGCTGTTCAAAGCAAGAGAGGTCGTGGTTCAAAAAGAAAGGCAGCTGCAAGTTATAATCct AGGAAGGCCACAAGAGCTGTCACAGCCATGCTTACTAGATCTAAAGATGGTGTTTGTGAAGATTTGTCTCTTACGGAAGAAGAGAGGGCCGAGAAAGAGCAACATGAATTGGTTCCCTCGTTAACTGGTGGAAAGTTGAAAACTTATCAAATTAAAGGCCTGAAGTGGATGATTTCGTTGTGGCAAAATGGACTAAATGGGATACTCGCAGATCAAATGGGTCTTGGGAAAACAATTCAAACTATTGCCTTCCTTGCACATCTAAAAGCAAATGGATTGCATGGACCTTATTTGATTATAGCTCCTCTCTCCACCCTCACAAATTGGATGAGTGAAATAAATAG GTTTGTGCCCTCAATGGATGCAATCATTTATCATGGTGACAAGAAGGCAAGGGATGAGATTAGAAGAAATCAAATGCCTAGAACACTTGGTCCCAAGTTTCCTGTTGTCATTACTTCTTATGAAATTGCACTGTATGATTCCCGAAAACATTTAAGACATTACAGTTGGAAATACTTGGTTGTTGATGAG gGACACAGATTGAAGAATTCAAAATGTTTGTTGCTGAAGGAGCTGAAATACTTAAGTGTAGAAAATAAGCTTCTTTTGACTGGCACACCTCTGCAAAATAACTTGGCGGAGCTTTGGTCTCTATTGAATTTTATTCTTCCCGATATTTTTTCTTCCCATGAAGAGTTTGAATCCTG GTTTGATTTGTCTGGAAAGTGTAGTAATGAAGTCATCAAGGAAGAATTGGAAGAAAAACGGAGGGCACAT GTGGTGGCCAAACTTCATACGATATTGCGTCCTTTTCTACTGCGCAGAATGAAAGCAGATGTGGAGCAAATGCTACCACGGAAAAAGGAAATTATCTTGTACGCCACGATGACACAGTATCAGAAGAACTTCCAGAATCATCTAATTGACCAGACGCTTGAAGGTCACCTGAGAGAGAAATCAGAATATC CATATGGTATGAAAGGGAAGCTAAATAATCTGGTGATTCAACTTAGAAAGAACTGCTACCACCCTGACCTTTTGGAGTCTGCATTTGATGGTTCTT ATTTTTATCCACCTGTGGAACAGCTAGTTGAGCAGTGTGGCAAATTTCGTTTATTGGACAGATTGCTGACTAAGCTGTTTGCTCGCAAGCACAAA GTTCTAATATTTTCGCAATGGACCAAAATGTTGGATTTAATGGACTACTATTTTGCTGAAAAAGGGTTTCAAGTCTGTAGGATTGATGGACATGTTAAATTGGAAGAGCGGAGAAGACAG ATTCAGGACTTCAATGATGTTGACAGCGAATATAGAATTTTCCTCCTTAGCACTCGGGCTGGCGGACTAGGCATTAATCTTACTGCTGCTGATACTTGCATTTTATATGACAGTGATTGG AACCCTCAAATGGATTTACAGGCAATGGACCGATGTCACAGAATCGGTCAAACAAAACCTGTCCATGTTTACAGGCTGGCTACTGCTCAATCTGTGGAG GGTCGGATGTTAAGGCGAGCTTTTAGCAAGTTGAGGCTTGAACATGTGGTGATTGGGAAGGGACAGTTCAAGCAAGAACGATCGAAGGCTGATGCAACCGACTCCATGACG GAAGAGGAACTGCTAGCTCTGCTTCgtgatgaagatgatgaagtggAAAGAGAGATTCAGACGGACATTAGTGACgaagacttggatagagttttGGACCGTAGCGATTTGCTAGTTTCTGATTCTTCAGCAGAAACCGAGAACTTCGAGTCAAAACCAGGTGTCACTCCACTTACAGGACCTGGCTGGGAGGTGGTCATTCCAACTGCAACTGGAGGAGTGCTCTCCACTCTCACCAGCTGA